One genomic segment of Bacteroidota bacterium includes these proteins:
- the merTP gene encoding mercuric transport protein MerTP, which produces MKKERKLIWTSIFTAIGASLCCITPILALISGASGIASAFSWLEPLRPYLIGITILVLAFAWYQKLKPKKEMECDCETDEKPKFIQSKKFLGMVTVFAIIMLAFPYYGHIFYPKTNSQIEIVDPTNIQKVNIDISGMTCRSCEEHVNYSVNELDGIISINSSSENGNSSVEFDKSKTNIEDIESAINSTGYKVINIEMKLNED; this is translated from the coding sequence ATGAAAAAAGAAAGAAAATTAATATGGACTAGTATTTTTACTGCCATTGGAGCTTCTTTGTGTTGCATCACCCCCATATTAGCATTGATTTCAGGTGCATCTGGTATCGCATCTGCATTTTCATGGTTAGAGCCATTAAGACCTTATTTGATTGGCATTACTATTCTGGTTTTAGCTTTTGCATGGTATCAAAAATTGAAACCTAAAAAAGAAATGGAATGTGATTGTGAAACTGACGAAAAACCAAAATTCATTCAATCTAAAAAATTCCTTGGAATGGTAACAGTTTTTGCCATAATAATGTTAGCATTTCCTTATTACGGACATATTTTTTACCCAAAAACAAATAGTCAGATTGAAATTGTTGATCCAACAAACATCCAAAAAGTAAACATTGACATTAGCGGAATGACCTGTAGAAGTTGTGAAGAACATGTCAATTATTCAGTAAATGAACTTGATGGGATAATAAGTATTAATTCCTCTTCTGAAAACGGCAATTCTTCTGTCGAATTTGATAAATCAAAAACAAATATTGAAGATATTGAAAGTGCAATCAACTCGACTGGATACAAAGTAATTAACATTGAAATGAAATTAAATGAAGATTGA
- a CDS encoding gliding motility-associated C-terminal domain-containing protein, which produces MSSLLKKILVSLIFILHVFGLYAQTIDGYNARDYLVSAVHPMGCDASFVTGPPDHKTWVNFNAGDEMTGLFGYPSVDSNGYELLLETSYHADNYYVSLLLSNNTYSNTHYVDVNDWTRIADTAWLHIFRNCLVGTSGRKRYILPLDYSSDFSLCSTDTVMGIKIIFLHTAGAADLAGIYIIKGKACETLNLGRDTTLCMGDILTLNTQIQNATYKWQDNSTQATFRVTKSGKYWVEVRHQNCILRDTIQVTYSLPPVVDLGPDTFLCKGETYLLNASTPFASYLWQDNSSAPIFAVKEAGTYWVKLTMGHCSSSDSVYIVSKNKPLLNLGSDTFLCSGDIILLAVNNTYDSYLWQNHSQDTFCLASKQGIYWLQVSKNACSNSDSIRIIDFNIPQQFLGRDTIICEGDQLQLDLSNLGANYLWQDGSTTTNYTISKQGFYWLTIVNECGVYTDSIYVKVFPLSKVNLGNDTILCFDDTLLLNVYNANSTYLWQDNSTESSFSISEKGLYWVKLTNSCGQAGDTLRVEMNYCDCIYFIANAFSPNKDSINDYFSPMIQCEINDYVLKIFNRWGEMIFETNNAYEAWHGTFNNQPAPLGTYYYVMKIKSWKGKVYEKYGSVQLIR; this is translated from the coding sequence ATGTCAAGTTTATTAAAAAAAATACTTGTTTCTTTAATTTTCATACTGCATGTCTTTGGCCTTTATGCGCAAACAATTGATGGTTATAACGCTAGAGATTACCTGGTTAGTGCTGTTCATCCAATGGGTTGTGATGCAAGCTTTGTGACTGGCCCTCCTGATCATAAAACCTGGGTCAATTTTAATGCTGGAGATGAGATGACAGGGCTTTTTGGCTACCCATCAGTTGATAGTAATGGATATGAACTTCTTTTGGAAACAAGCTATCATGCTGATAATTATTATGTAAGCCTATTGCTCTCCAATAATACCTATTCCAATACTCATTATGTTGATGTAAATGACTGGACCCGAATTGCAGACACTGCCTGGCTTCATATATTTCGGAATTGTTTAGTAGGAACATCGGGTAGAAAAAGATATATATTACCATTGGACTATTCTTCTGACTTTTCACTTTGTTCAACAGATACAGTGATGGGTATAAAAATAATTTTTCTTCATACAGCTGGTGCTGCGGATTTGGCAGGTATTTATATCATAAAAGGAAAAGCTTGTGAGACTTTAAATCTGGGTCGTGATACTACTTTATGTATGGGAGATATTTTAACCTTAAACACCCAAATCCAAAATGCAACCTATAAATGGCAGGATAATTCGACACAAGCAACATTTAGGGTTACAAAAAGCGGAAAATATTGGGTAGAAGTAAGGCATCAAAACTGCATTTTAAGAGATACAATTCAGGTTACTTATAGCCTACCGCCAGTTGTAGACCTTGGCCCAGATACATTCCTTTGCAAGGGCGAAACATATTTGTTAAATGCATCAACACCCTTTGCAAGCTATTTGTGGCAGGATAATTCATCTGCTCCAATATTTGCAGTAAAGGAAGCCGGAACCTACTGGGTTAAGCTAACTATGGGTCATTGCAGCAGTAGCGATTCAGTTTATATTGTTAGTAAAAACAAGCCACTACTAAACTTGGGCAGTGACACTTTTTTATGTTCTGGCGATATTATTCTACTGGCCGTTAACAACACATATGACTCCTATTTATGGCAGAACCATAGTCAGGACACTTTTTGCTTAGCTTCAAAACAAGGAATATATTGGCTTCAGGTTTCGAAAAATGCCTGCAGCAATAGTGATTCGATTCGAATCATAGATTTTAACATCCCTCAACAATTCCTGGGTCGTGATACAATAATTTGTGAAGGAGATCAGCTACAGCTTGATTTATCGAATTTGGGAGCAAACTATTTATGGCAAGATGGTTCAACCACTACAAATTACACGATCAGCAAACAAGGATTTTACTGGCTAACAATTGTTAATGAATGCGGTGTATACACTGACAGTATTTATGTAAAAGTATTTCCCTTATCAAAAGTTAATTTAGGTAATGATACGATCCTATGCTTTGATGACACATTATTATTAAACGTGTACAATGCCAATTCAACTTACTTATGGCAAGATAACTCAACAGAATCCAGCTTCTCGATTTCAGAAAAAGGATTATACTGGGTGAAATTGACTAATAGTTGTGGCCAGGCCGGTGATACTCTTCGTGTCGAAATGAACTATTGCGACTGTATATACTTTATTGCCAATGCTTTTAGTCCTAACAAGGATAGCATTAATGATTACTTTTCGCCCATGATCCAATGCGAAATAAACGATTATGTTTTAAAAATATTTAACAGATGGGGAGAAATGATATTTGAGACCAATAATGCTTATGAAGCATGGCATGGGACATTTAACAATCAACCTGCACCACTTGGCACCTATTATTACGTAATGAAAATAAAGTCATGGAAAGGAAAAGTATATGAAAAGTATGGAAGTGTTCAATTGATTAGATAA
- a CDS encoding DUF2809 domain-containing protein, whose translation MITFNKKYFGLAVLIFLVEIAIALFVHDNFIRPYIGDLLVVVLIYCFIKSFLKLPVLTVALFVLIFSFSIEILQFLNIVEKLGLENSKTAKIVIGTSFNWLDLLAYLTGIGFVLITEKYWVAKKLKARPD comes from the coding sequence ATGATCACCTTCAATAAAAAATATTTTGGCTTAGCAGTTCTTATTTTCCTTGTCGAAATTGCAATTGCCCTATTTGTACACGATAATTTTATAAGACCCTATATCGGTGATCTTTTGGTTGTTGTTTTAATCTATTGCTTTATAAAATCATTTTTAAAACTGCCTGTATTAACTGTTGCCCTATTTGTATTGATTTTTTCATTTAGCATAGAAATTCTTCAATTTTTGAATATCGTTGAAAAACTTGGTTTAGAAAACTCAAAAACAGCTAAAATTGTCATTGGCACTTCATTTAATTGGCTTGATTTACTGGCCTATTTGACAGGAATTGGCTTCGTACTTATTACAGAAAAATATTGGGTTGCGAAAAAATTAAAGGCAAGGCCTGATTAG
- a CDS encoding PhoH family protein — MAKKTKQKKIFVLDTNVVLYDFQSIYSFDDNIVVIPITLLEEIDKFKRGNEIINYNAREFARELDIIFGDSLLSDGVKLDTGEEIVVSTNTNFDEKLKNVFWEDKPDHRILSVAFNLAIEKGAGNVFLVSKDINLRMKAKSVGIHAQDYETGKIKDIDELYSGKNLVEHIQSEVIDEIYKSGYIELDKSGVETKPLPNEYFILRNGNKSILTVFHDETKTFRQVEKMRAYGITPRNAEQAFALNALMNPEVSLVTLSGKAGTGKTLMALAAALQVRRSYQQILLARPIVPLSNRDIGYLPGDVSSKLDPYMQPLFDNLTVIKHQFKEESTDFTRINDMLKNEKLMITPLAYIRGRSLSKVYFIVDEAQNLTPHEVKTIITRAGEGTKIVFTGDPYQIDTPYLDSRSNGLTVLIDKMKGQGLYGHVTMEKGERSILAELASDLL; from the coding sequence ATGGCTAAAAAAACCAAACAAAAGAAAATTTTTGTCCTCGACACAAACGTAGTGTTATATGACTTCCAAAGCATATACTCCTTTGATGACAACATTGTTGTTATACCAATTACCTTATTGGAGGAGATCGACAAATTCAAACGAGGAAATGAAATAATCAATTACAATGCACGTGAATTTGCACGTGAACTCGATATTATTTTTGGAGACTCCTTGCTTAGCGATGGAGTTAAATTGGATACCGGGGAAGAAATTGTTGTTAGCACCAATACAAATTTTGATGAAAAACTGAAAAATGTTTTCTGGGAAGATAAACCAGATCATCGCATTTTATCGGTGGCTTTTAATTTAGCAATTGAAAAAGGTGCCGGTAATGTTTTCCTGGTTTCTAAAGATATAAATCTGCGTATGAAAGCCAAAAGCGTAGGCATTCATGCACAAGATTATGAAACGGGAAAAATCAAGGATATTGATGAGCTCTACTCTGGGAAAAACCTTGTTGAGCATATTCAATCAGAGGTTATTGATGAAATATACAAATCAGGCTACATTGAATTAGATAAAAGCGGTGTTGAAACAAAACCTCTCCCCAATGAATATTTCATCCTTCGAAATGGCAACAAAAGTATTTTAACTGTTTTTCATGATGAAACAAAAACTTTTCGGCAGGTGGAAAAAATGCGTGCCTATGGCATTACGCCACGAAATGCCGAACAAGCTTTTGCATTAAATGCCTTGATGAACCCTGAAGTTAGCCTCGTTACTCTATCGGGCAAGGCAGGAACAGGAAAAACGCTCATGGCATTGGCAGCAGCTCTACAGGTTCGAAGAAGCTATCAGCAGATATTATTAGCACGTCCCATTGTTCCCCTCTCAAACCGAGATATTGGTTATTTGCCCGGAGATGTTTCCAGTAAACTGGATCCCTATATGCAGCCTCTGTTCGACAACTTGACCGTTATTAAACATCAGTTTAAAGAAGAATCGACTGATTTTACGCGTATTAACGACATGCTGAAGAATGAGAAATTGATGATTACTCCATTGGCTTATATCCGAGGGCGAAGTTTATCAAAAGTATATTTTATAGTAGATGAGGCACAAAACTTAACTCCTCACGAAGTTAAAACCATTATTACCCGAGCAGGAGAAGGAACCAAAATTGTGTTTACAGGAGATCCTTATCAAATAGATACGCCTTATTTAGATTCTCGTTCCAACGGACTGACTGTATTAATTGATAAAATGAAAGGTCAGGGGCTATATGGACATGTTACCATGGAAAAGGGAGAACGATCTATTCTGGCGGAATTAGCTTCCGATTTGTTATAA